The Pseudomonas sp. MPC6 nucleotide sequence CATGTCCGGTACCGCCACTTCGTCAGTGGAGGTGGCCTCGATCAGCAGGCTGTGATTGCTCCAGTTGTACCGAGCGGTCTGGACTTTCACCACGTCGGTGAGCTTGCTCGACACTGCCGTCGGCCGGGTGGTACCTGTCGGGTTGGTGGCGGTGACCACCACGACCGGCGGCACGTTGCCGGTGAACTGACGCTGGCCGAAGAACAAGCCATTGTTGTCGCCGGTCATGTTGATCAGGCATGGCGACAGCGGTGGGCCGGGTACCAGCGCAATGCTTTCGCGCAAGCACAGGCTCGACGTGTTGCCCGATTTGCCGAAGACTTCGACCCGCGTACCGGTGTCGGTGCGCCGGTAAGTGGCGCGGTCGATTTCCACCGGGGTCTGGGCACGGTTGTCGAGGACTTTGCCGGATACGGTGAACAGGTTGGTCTCGATGGTCCCGGCCGGTCCCTGGATACGCACGAAGTTGGTGTTGTTGGGGCTGCCGGTGACCTGCTCGGTGAGGTTCGGATCGCCGACGAAGGTGTCGACGGTTCCGGTGTCCGGGTTCATCTCGGTGTAGGGGCCGTTGACGCTACGCAGGAACGGGCCGACGTTGCCATTGAGCACGCCGCTGAAATTACCGGGTGCACCGATGCCGATGTCGCGGGTGATATTGATGGCACGCCTGCCAGGCGTGGTGACGTTGACCGTTTCCACCCCGTAAGGGTGGGTGATGGTGTAGACCCCGGCGGTCGGCACTGAGATGCGCAGGCGAATCCGCGCGAAGCTTTGCTGATCGCCATCGACCGGGTTTTCCGAGGCGAATGCCGCCTCGATCCCGGCCACGTAGACTTCCAGCTCATAGCCGCTGTTACCGACCTGCGGGATTGCGGTCTCGGCCAGGAACCAGAAGGCTTCCGGCGGCCAGTTGTCGGGGAAGATCATCGGCTGAGCGTCGTCGTAGACCCCGGGTTCCGCCAGCAATATGCACATATAGGCCGGTGGCACGCTGGGCGGCACCCGCGAGCTCGCGGCCCGGGACTGGCACAGTTCCATCGACAGCTGATTGTTGTCCTGATACCACATGGGGAATTTCCCCGTGGCGAAGGTGTAAGGACCGGGGTCGACGGCGGCGAGTTGCGCGAACGCGCTGCCGGACAGCGATAACGTCAGTCCCAGGGCGTTGAGCGCCAGGCGTGGCCAATTGTTCATGATGCCTCCTGATGAGGATCTGGGCATGTGAGCGTTCATTGCACGATGACCACTTCTTCGGTGTCGCTGCCGCCATTGGATGACGTCACGCGAACCCTGGCCGGTGGAATCGGCGAGATCCCGGTGGCCAGGGTTTTCACCGCGCCTTCGCCACTGAGGGCGCCGATGGCGGCACCGCTGGCGGATGAGGCGGTGAGCACTGGCGGCGAAGTTTCATCACTGGTCGAGGCCACGAGGGTCAGTTGCCCGCTGCTGAGGCTGTACTCCGCACGCTGGATCACCACCAGGTCGGTCAGCGCCATGGACAAGCTGGTCGGTGTGCTGGTGGGGATCGCCAGGTGGTTGTCCGCGGTCACCTGCACCGTGCTCGGCAAGGTCGGGTTGGCCGCGGACTGCGCGTACCAGTTGCCGGTGGTGTTGGCTTCGCTCATGTTCAGCACCGGGCTGCTGCTGGTCACGGTGGCAGTCGCCGGCGGCGGAGGTGCCATGACGAACACGTCCTGCTGGGCGATCGGCGCGCTTGCACCGGCTTTGCGCGAGTAAGTGCTGCGCTGGGCGATCACCGGCGTCGGCCGCACCACCGTCGACAACTTGCCGGAGATGCTGAACAGCGTGGTGCGCAGATCCAGGCCATTGGGCCCTTCGATGCGCACGAAGTTGGTGTTGAACGGGCTGCCGGTGATGGCCTCTTCGAGGTTCGGATCGCCGATGAATTGCTCGGCTGCACCGGTCAGCGGATTGGTCTCGGTGTACGGGCCGTTGACGCTGCGCAGGAAGGGGCCGACGTCACCCTTGAGGGCGCCGTCATAGGTTTTCGGTGAGCCGATGCCGATGTCGCGGGTCATGTTGATCGCCCGCCGCCCGGGCACATCGACGTTGAACACATCGACGCCGTAGGGGTGGGTGACGACGTAGGTGCCGGCGGTGGGCACATCGATGCGAATGCGCACCCGGGCGAAGCTGAGCTGGTCGCCCTCGACCGGTTCTTCCGCAGCGAAAGCCGCTTCGATGGCGGTGCCAAACGACAGGTCGATGCCCCGGGTGGCGTCGACGATGGCCGCATCGGCGCTGAACCAGAACGCCTCGTCAGGGAAATTGGTCGGGAAGACGATCGGCTGTGCGTCATCGAACACGCCGGGGGTCGGCAGCAACGTGCACATGTACGACGGCGCACCGGGTGCGCCGGGAGCCCTGGAGCTGACGGCCTTGGACAGGCACAGGTCGAGGGTTCGACCGTGGGTGTCCTGATACCAGGCGGCGAACGAGCCGTTGGCGGGCAGATAGGGTCCGGGGTCGACGGCATACAACGCCGCCTGGGCGATGCCTTGGGCCAGAGCACTCACGACCAGCGCGGCCGCGGTTTTGGACAGTAAAGGGTGCATGAGTTAATCCCTCTATCAGAGTACCTGTC carries:
- a CDS encoding Ig-like domain-containing protein, with the translated sequence MNNWPRLALNALGLTLSLSGSAFAQLAAVDPGPYTFATGKFPMWYQDNNQLSMELCQSRAASSRVPPSVPPAYMCILLAEPGVYDDAQPMIFPDNWPPEAFWFLAETAIPQVGNSGYELEVYVAGIEAAFASENPVDGDQQSFARIRLRISVPTAGVYTITHPYGVETVNVTTPGRRAINITRDIGIGAPGNFSGVLNGNVGPFLRSVNGPYTEMNPDTGTVDTFVGDPNLTEQVTGSPNNTNFVRIQGPAGTIETNLFTVSGKVLDNRAQTPVEIDRATYRRTDTGTRVEVFGKSGNTSSLCLRESIALVPGPPLSPCLINMTGDNNGLFFGQRQFTGNVPPVVVVTATNPTGTTRPTAVSSKLTDVVKVQTARYNWSNHSLLIEATSTDEVAVPDMVAQGYGRLSKTGTLQRLTVADLPQPPATVTIKSARGGSDTEPVVVVGSAPDTGENQAPLAVADTGSTSFGVPITLNLLGNDSDPDGNTPLSITALTQPAANQGTVALSGTAAVVYTPPAVVNAPLTTTFTYKAQDVKGLASTAPATVTITVAPNQPPVAVVDSIATLGVAVPINVLANDTDPEGNVPLTVAIQTQPAAGRGTVSTDGTVITYTPPATVTTAFTTTFTYVARDSFGAQSAPATVTVQVSPRPAAETFAVTAATVTARSNNRFNWDFSGTSSVTTGNTITIQVTTPTGLVTLGTTTVPLTGRWRLTVSNSTTVIPSANPTATIRSSQGTVRTVAVTVQ